Proteins encoded within one genomic window of Hermetia illucens chromosome 2, iHerIll2.2.curated.20191125, whole genome shotgun sequence:
- the LOC119648664 gene encoding probable cytochrome P450 6a13, with translation MEWTWSITCLFVTILSILYGLLKYQYSHWKRRGVPYIEPKFPYGNLKGYGKTEHPVFVHDELYKKFKNEAPFMGAYFTLVPVALLTDLDLIHKVLIKDFNYFLNRGFYYNARDDPISAHMFALDGEEWREVRRKFTPSFTPAKMKYMFPTVIQVADKFMPLLENTLAKDNAIEIRGLLARFTTDVIGTVAFGIDCNSMENPDTKFRLIGKKVFDEPLHSKFIQVVLSLCPEVGRFFKIKLFSDTVSSFFSGVVNEIVHQRETTNYRRQDFMDLLIEMKNSPIDKKKINMNELTAQAFVFFLAGFETSSTTMSFVLYNLAKHPEVQERVRNEILEAINRHDNELTYEAIMEMTYLDQVINESLRMFPPLASLTRRAVDDYKVRGTKHTFEKGSSLLIPTYSIHHDPSIYPDPERFDPERFSPEEVKKRHPMSFLPFGDGPRNCIGLRFGVMVTLVGVSLILKQYRVNVCSKTANPLVFSLKSIILAPEDGMWLQFDKL, from the exons ATGGAGTGGACGTGGTCAATTACGTGTTTGTTTGTAACGATATTATCCATATTATATGGCCTACTGAAGTACCAATACTCACATTGGAAACGACGTGGAGTGCCTTATATCGAACCCAAATTTCCCTATGGAAACCTTAAAGGCTATGGAAAAACCGAGCATCCTGTGTTCGTTCACGACGAGCTTTATAAAAAGTTCAAGAACGAAGCACCATTTATGGGAGCGTATTTCACCCTCGTGCCAGTTGCGTTACTCACGGACTTGGATTTGATTCACAAAGTGCTCATCAAGGACTTTAACTACTTCCTAAATCGTGGATTTTACTACAATGCCCGCGACGATCCGATCTCTGCACATATGTTCGCCCTAGACGGAGAGGAATGGCGGGAGGTTCGAAGGAAGTTCACTCCGTCTTTCACACCGGCTAAAATGAAGTACATGTTCCCCACCGTCATCCAAGTTGCGGACAAGTTCATGCCACTTTTAGAGAACACCCTAGCCAAGGACAATGCCATTGAGATTCGAGGACTCTTGGCTCGCTTCACTACTGACGTCATCGGAACCGTAGCCTTCGGTATTGACTGCAATAGTATGGAGAATCCTGACACCAAATTCCGCTTAATTGGCAAAAAAGTGTTCGACGAGCCTCTTCACTCGAAATTTATACAGGTCGTCCTGTCGTTATGTCCGGAGGTTGGACGTTTCTTCAAGATAAAATTGTTCTCGGACACAGTCAGCTCCTTCTTCAGTGGTGTGGTTAATGAGATCGTCCATCAACGTGAAACCACGAACTATAGGCGACAGGATTTCATGGATCTTctgattgaaatgaaaaattcgcCAATcgataaaaagaaaatcaacatGAACGAGTTGACTGCCCAAGCCTTTGTGTTCTTCCTGGCTGGGTTTGAAACCTCATCGACAACCATGTCATTTGTTTTATATAATCTGGCGAAACATCCTGAAGTACAGGAGCGAGTACGTAATGAAATTTTAGAGGCGATTAACCGACATGACAACGAACTCACGTACGAAGCTATTATGGAAATGACTTACCTGGATCAGGTCATCAATG AAAGCCTCCGTATGTTCCCGCCACTAGCGTCTCTAACACGTCGCGCCGTGGATGACTACAAAGTGCGCGGCACCAAGCATACATTCGAAAAAGGATCTTCACTCCTCATACCAACCTATTCAATCCATCATGATCCCAGCATATATCCAGATCCCGAACGATTCGATCCAGAACGTTTTTCACCGGAAGAAGTTAAAAAACGTCATCCTATGTCCTTCTTACCATTTGGGGATGGTCCACGAAATTGCATTGGTCTGCGATTCGGTGTAATGGTAACGCTGGTTGGAGTCTCATTGATATTGAAACAATATCGCGTGAATGTTTGCTCAAAAACAGCGAATCCTTTGGTGTTTTCACTGAAAAGCATCATTTTAGCGCCTGAAGATGGTATGTGGTTGCAATTTGATAAACTCTAG